From Salinicoccus roseus, one genomic window encodes:
- a CDS encoding M20/M25/M40 family metallo-hydrolase translates to MNKDRLIDQFMEMVQIDSETGHEREMADYLLKKFKDMGIEAQEDDTQEKTGYGAGNILVSLKGDNTKAEPIYFTVHMDTVAPGVGVKPSIDGDYIVSDGSTILGSDDKAGIASLIEAIHSIKESGMSHGDIEIVITVGEESGLVGAKAFDASQLKSRFGYAIDSTGKVGTVVTSAPTQSKIEAHIHGKTAHAGVAPETGVSAINIAARAISQMKLGRIDEETTANIGRFEGGGATNVVTDYVYLLGEARSLDDEKMKAQTAHMKETFEKVAEDMGGRAEVRTEVMYAALKASKDSDVVKTAVQAIENIGRRPDLISLGGGSDGNIFAGAGLDTAILGLGYENIHTTEEKMPIEELHKITELVIEIIKVQNDKE, encoded by the coding sequence ATGAACAAGGACAGACTCATCGATCAATTTATGGAAATGGTACAGATCGATTCCGAAACCGGCCACGAAAGGGAGATGGCCGACTATCTTCTCAAAAAATTCAAAGATATGGGTATCGAAGCCCAAGAAGATGATACTCAGGAGAAAACCGGCTATGGTGCGGGAAATATACTCGTCAGTCTCAAAGGGGACAACACCAAGGCTGAACCAATCTACTTTACAGTCCATATGGATACTGTTGCACCCGGTGTGGGTGTCAAACCATCCATCGATGGGGACTATATCGTCAGCGATGGTTCAACAATCCTCGGATCCGATGACAAGGCAGGGATTGCGTCACTCATCGAAGCCATCCATTCCATCAAAGAATCCGGCATGAGCCATGGGGACATTGAAATCGTCATCACTGTCGGAGAAGAGTCCGGACTCGTGGGGGCGAAGGCCTTTGATGCTTCTCAGCTGAAAAGCAGATTCGGCTATGCGATCGACTCCACGGGTAAAGTCGGCACTGTGGTTACGTCCGCACCGACCCAGAGTAAGATTGAAGCGCATATACACGGGAAAACAGCACATGCTGGGGTCGCACCTGAAACCGGCGTAAGTGCAATCAATATCGCAGCCCGTGCCATCAGCCAGATGAAGCTCGGACGCATCGACGAAGAGACAACAGCGAACATCGGTCGTTTTGAAGGCGGCGGCGCGACGAATGTAGTCACGGACTACGTCTACTTGCTTGGGGAAGCGAGAAGCCTCGATGATGAGAAGATGAAGGCACAGACAGCGCATATGAAAGAAACTTTCGAGAAGGTCGCCGAAGATATGGGCGGCCGTGCAGAAGTCAGGACAGAAGTGATGTATGCTGCATTGAAGGCCTCCAAAGACTCGGATGTCGTCAAGACAGCAGTTCAGGCTATAGAAAACATCGGCCGCAGACCGGACCTCATCAGCCTCGGCGGCGGGAGCGACGGCAATATATTTGCAGGAGCAGGTCTGGATACGGCGATACTGGGCCTTGGATACGAAAATATCCATACGACGGAAGAAAAAATGCCGATAGAAGAACTGCATAAAATCACTGAGCTGGTCATTGAAATCATCAAAGTCCAGAATGATAAGGAGTAG
- the prli42 gene encoding stressosome-associated protein Prli42 codes for MNNKKVQKAVIWFMIILIVISGVLFGVSMLTTV; via the coding sequence ATGAACAACAAAAAAGTTCAAAAAGCAGTAATCTGGTTCATGATAATTCTCATTGTCATTTCAGGCGTGCTTTTCGGCGTCAGCATGCTGACAACAGTGTAA
- a CDS encoding BrxA/BrxB family bacilliredoxin: MNMDFNMYMNDVVSQARSEMKESGYTELTTPEEVDQHLSKEGTALVMVNSVCGCAGGIARPAAKHALNYDKLPDQLLTVFAGQDKEATEHVREKAPEYLPSSPSFALFKDGKVVDMIERHEIEGHETMSVITNLQAWFEEHGKEI; this comes from the coding sequence ATGAATATGGATTTCAATATGTATATGAATGATGTCGTGAGCCAGGCAAGAAGCGAAATGAAGGAATCGGGCTATACGGAACTGACTACACCTGAAGAGGTGGACCAGCACCTTTCAAAAGAAGGCACGGCACTCGTAATGGTCAACTCTGTATGCGGCTGTGCCGGTGGCATCGCACGTCCGGCTGCCAAACACGCCCTTAATTATGATAAGCTGCCCGACCAGCTGCTCACCGTATTTGCCGGTCAGGACAAGGAGGCGACTGAACATGTCAGGGAAAAAGCACCCGAATATCTTCCGTCATCCCCTTCATTTGCCCTCTTCAAGGACGGTAAGGTCGTAGACATGATCGAGAGGCACGAAATTGAAGGCCATGAAACGATGAGTGTCATCACGAACCTGCAGGCTTGGTTCGAAGAGCACGGCAAAGAAATCTGA
- a CDS encoding dihydrolipoamide acetyltransferase family protein, whose product MEEVLMPKLGESVTEGTIEKWLVQPGDTVEEYDPLCEVITDKVTAEVPSVFEGTIKELLVAEGDTVEVGTPVCLMDTDGAGEAGKADEDEGSAKASEEAAPSADENQEDAPSSTGKVEQGAQKKGKTRISPVVMRLAEEHDLDLNTIEGTGFEGRITKKDVLKTIEAGPVTAGTQTEAAPSTDQQADPASASGNIVAGDEIPVTGVRKAVANKMVQSSQEIPHAWMMMEVDATNLVNVRNSHKSAFKEREGFNLTFFSFFVKAVAETLKEYPMLNSSWQGDKIVLNKDINISIAVAGDDKLYVPVIRNADDLSIKGIAKQVGELAALGRSHKLTQEHMAGGTFTVNNTGAFGSVQSMGIINHPQAAILQVESIVKKPVIIDDMIAVRHMVNLCLSIDHRVLDGLVAGQFLKAVKERIEAYSVETTSIY is encoded by the coding sequence ATGGAAGAAGTGCTGATGCCGAAGCTCGGCGAAAGTGTTACAGAAGGGACCATTGAAAAATGGCTGGTCCAGCCCGGGGATACGGTCGAGGAATATGATCCCCTGTGTGAAGTCATCACCGACAAGGTGACCGCGGAAGTGCCTTCCGTATTCGAGGGCACGATCAAGGAACTCCTTGTGGCGGAAGGGGATACCGTTGAAGTCGGTACCCCGGTATGTCTGATGGATACGGATGGTGCTGGAGAGGCCGGAAAAGCTGACGAGGATGAAGGAAGCGCCAAGGCGTCTGAAGAGGCGGCCCCGTCAGCCGATGAAAATCAGGAGGACGCACCATCCTCCACAGGCAAAGTGGAACAGGGTGCCCAGAAGAAGGGCAAAACAAGAATTTCCCCTGTAGTGATGCGATTGGCCGAGGAGCATGACCTCGATCTCAATACGATTGAAGGTACAGGGTTTGAAGGACGTATTACGAAGAAGGATGTTCTGAAGACGATTGAAGCAGGCCCCGTGACCGCCGGAACACAGACGGAGGCAGCGCCTTCCACTGATCAGCAGGCAGACCCTGCGTCAGCTTCCGGGAACATCGTGGCGGGGGATGAAATACCGGTAACCGGAGTCAGAAAAGCAGTCGCCAATAAAATGGTCCAGTCCAGCCAGGAGATTCCCCATGCATGGATGATGATGGAGGTGGATGCCACTAATCTGGTGAATGTCCGCAACAGCCATAAATCCGCCTTCAAGGAGCGTGAAGGATTCAATCTCACATTCTTCAGCTTCTTCGTCAAAGCAGTCGCCGAGACATTGAAGGAATATCCGATGCTGAACAGTTCATGGCAGGGGGATAAGATCGTCCTCAACAAGGACATCAACATCTCCATCGCCGTAGCCGGCGATGATAAACTCTATGTGCCGGTCATCCGGAATGCCGACGACCTCTCCATCAAGGGGATCGCCAAGCAGGTGGGGGAACTTGCAGCGCTCGGACGCAGCCATAAGCTCACACAGGAGCACATGGCAGGGGGGACCTTCACGGTAAACAATACCGGCGCCTTCGGTTCCGTACAGTCCATGGGGATCATCAACCATCCCCAGGCTGCCATACTGCAGGTTGAATCCATCGTCAAGAAGCCGGTGATCATTGATGATATGATTGCCGTCAGGCATATGGTCAACCTCTGCCTGTCCATCGACCACCGCGTTCTGGACGGTCTGGTGGCAGGCCAGTTCCTGAAAGCCGTCAAAGAGAGGATTGAAGCGTATTCTGTCGAAACGACTTCGATCTACTAG
- a CDS encoding alpha-ketoacid dehydrogenase subunit beta, with amino-acid sequence MAKISYLQAIHQALDYEMGQDESVFVLGEDVGKKGGVFKVTAGLQEKYGAMRCLDTPLAESNIVGTSIGAAMMGKRPVAEIQFADYILPATNQILSEAAKIRYRSNNDWNCPMVIRAPFGGGIHGALYHSQSVEAIFASTPGLKVVIPSTPSDAKGLLISAIRDNDPVLFFEHKKAYRLLKEEVPEGDHTVPIGKADVKREGDDITVITYGLCVNYALQAAERLSKDGYEAEVLDLRTIYPLDKESIIQAASKTGKVLLVTEDNLEGSVISEVSAIIAENCLYDLDAPVMRLAGPDVPSMPYAPPMEDFFMINPDKIEAKMKELAEH; translated from the coding sequence ATGGCTAAAATTTCTTATTTGCAGGCAATACACCAGGCGCTCGACTACGAAATGGGCCAGGATGAAAGTGTGTTCGTCCTCGGTGAGGACGTCGGCAAGAAAGGCGGCGTCTTCAAGGTTACTGCCGGTCTCCAGGAAAAATACGGTGCAATGCGCTGCCTGGATACACCACTCGCTGAATCGAATATCGTCGGCACCAGCATCGGTGCTGCAATGATGGGGAAAAGACCTGTGGCGGAAATTCAGTTTGCAGACTATATACTGCCCGCAACGAATCAGATACTGAGTGAGGCGGCGAAGATCAGATACCGTTCCAATAACGACTGGAACTGTCCAATGGTCATCCGTGCGCCTTTTGGGGGCGGCATCCACGGTGCACTCTACCATTCCCAGTCCGTTGAGGCGATTTTTGCTTCAACTCCTGGACTGAAGGTCGTGATCCCATCCACGCCATCCGATGCGAAGGGACTCCTGATTTCGGCAATCCGTGACAACGATCCGGTGCTGTTCTTCGAACACAAGAAGGCCTACCGCCTTCTCAAGGAAGAGGTGCCTGAAGGCGATCATACCGTACCGATCGGCAAGGCGGACGTCAAACGTGAAGGAGATGACATTACGGTCATTACATATGGCCTATGCGTCAATTATGCCCTGCAGGCAGCTGAACGGCTGTCGAAGGATGGGTATGAAGCGGAAGTCCTCGATCTCCGGACCATCTACCCGCTTGATAAGGAAAGCATCATCCAAGCAGCTTCTAAAACAGGAAAAGTACTGCTTGTCACAGAGGATAACCTCGAGGGCAGCGTCATCAGCGAAGTTTCTGCGATCATCGCAGAAAACTGCCTGTATGATCTCGATGCGCCCGTCATGAGGCTCGCAGGGCCGGATGTCCCCTCCATGCCGTATGCGCCACCGATGGAAGATTTCTTCATGATAAACCCCGACAAGATAGAAGCCAAAATGAAAGAGCTCGCGGAGCATTAA
- a CDS encoding thiamine pyrophosphate-dependent dehydrogenase E1 component subunit alpha yields the protein MLDYKEAGLTPEDLKEMYRTMHLARKIDERMWLLNRAGKLPFVISCQGQEATQVGAGYALDREVDIISPYYRDLALVTHFGMTAEETMLSAFAKKGDISSGGKQMPSHFSKKSCNIMTQGSSVTTQLLHAVGASFKFKMDNEKRVALTTLGEGSSNQGDFHEGLNFAGVHDLPFICIIENNDYAISVPRELQYGAEKLSDRALGYGMHGEHIDGNDPIAVYKAVKEARERAVNGEGATLIEAMSTRLTAHSSDDDDSYREKQERETMKESDCLVKFKSYILEHGVADEAWFETLEKEAKAIVTDATKAAEKAPYPKPEEALRHVYEEVHHG from the coding sequence TTGTTGGATTATAAAGAAGCGGGCCTCACACCTGAGGACCTGAAAGAAATGTATCGTACGATGCACCTTGCAAGAAAAATCGACGAGAGGATGTGGCTGCTCAACCGTGCCGGTAAACTTCCGTTCGTCATTTCATGCCAGGGTCAGGAGGCGACACAGGTGGGTGCAGGATATGCACTTGACCGGGAAGTGGATATCATCAGCCCATACTACAGGGACCTTGCGCTCGTTACACATTTTGGCATGACTGCAGAGGAAACGATGCTTTCCGCTTTCGCTAAGAAGGGCGATATTTCCAGCGGTGGAAAGCAGATGCCTTCGCACTTCAGCAAAAAATCCTGCAACATCATGACACAGGGTTCCAGTGTAACAACACAACTCCTCCATGCAGTCGGTGCAAGCTTCAAATTCAAGATGGACAATGAGAAGCGGGTGGCTCTGACGACACTCGGGGAAGGTTCTTCGAACCAGGGGGACTTCCATGAAGGGCTGAATTTTGCCGGTGTGCATGACCTGCCCTTCATATGCATCATCGAAAACAATGATTATGCAATCAGCGTGCCCCGTGAGCTCCAGTATGGTGCTGAAAAACTGTCGGATCGCGCACTCGGTTACGGGATGCATGGAGAGCATATAGACGGCAACGATCCGATTGCTGTATACAAGGCTGTCAAGGAAGCCAGGGAGCGTGCTGTCAATGGAGAAGGCGCCACACTCATCGAAGCGATGTCCACACGATTGACTGCCCATTCCTCAGACGATGACGACAGCTACCGGGAGAAGCAAGAGCGCGAGACCATGAAGGAGTCGGATTGCCTGGTTAAATTCAAATCATATATACTTGAACACGGCGTTGCAGATGAGGCATGGTTCGAAACACTGGAAAAAGAAGCGAAGGCAATCGTCACCGATGCGACAAAAGCTGCTGAAAAAGCACCTTATCCGAAACCTGAAGAAGCCCTTAGGCATGTATATGAGGAGGTTCACCATGGCTAA
- the lpdA gene encoding dihydrolipoyl dehydrogenase, translating to MAYEYDLVILGGGTAGYVAAIKASQLGMKTAVVEKEKLGGTCLHKGCIPTKSMLKSAEVANTMKHAGIFGIGSVEPEIDMGKVQERKQEVVDQMYSGVRHLMKKHKVDVFNGHGRILGPSIFSPMAGTVAVEHPEDEEAESEILINQHVLVATGSHPRPLPFLPFDGFLVLSSDDMMTLDHIPSRMVIIGGGVIGLEFASILTDLGTHVTVVEAGNQIIPHEDKDLAGALKKALEAEGVTFRVGTALDEDRISKGEDAITLQFDEGEETFDKALVAIGRAPNTEDLGLGNTKIQLDGGYISTNRYYQTKDENIYAVGDVIGNLQLAHVATKEAVIAVEHMAEKRPYTLDYTTVPRCIYTHPEVASIGRTEKELKEAGMEYSVHKVPFAAVGKAVIAHGGKGFGKMLVEPETKDMLGLSLIGPGATELINEAALAKFLDASALEIGSAIHAHPSIGEVMMELGLDAEGIGIHV from the coding sequence ATGGCATACGAATATGACCTGGTCATACTGGGCGGCGGTACTGCCGGCTATGTTGCAGCCATCAAGGCAAGCCAGCTCGGCATGAAGACCGCAGTCGTCGAAAAGGAGAAGCTTGGGGGCACATGTCTCCATAAGGGATGCATACCCACAAAAAGCATGCTCAAATCTGCGGAGGTTGCCAATACTATGAAGCATGCCGGCATCTTCGGCATAGGTTCTGTCGAGCCTGAAATCGATATGGGAAAGGTGCAGGAGCGGAAACAGGAAGTGGTCGATCAGATGTACAGCGGCGTCAGACATCTCATGAAGAAGCATAAGGTGGATGTCTTCAATGGCCATGGACGCATACTCGGGCCCTCAATATTCTCCCCGATGGCAGGTACGGTGGCGGTCGAACACCCCGAAGACGAGGAAGCGGAGAGTGAAATACTCATCAACCAGCATGTGCTGGTTGCGACGGGTTCGCACCCGCGGCCATTGCCGTTCCTACCATTCGACGGTTTCCTTGTACTTTCAAGCGACGACATGATGACACTCGATCATATCCCTTCCAGGATGGTGATCATCGGCGGTGGTGTCATCGGTCTTGAATTTGCGAGCATACTCACGGACCTCGGAACGCATGTCACTGTAGTCGAAGCGGGGAACCAGATCATTCCGCATGAGGATAAGGATCTTGCAGGCGCATTGAAAAAAGCGCTCGAAGCTGAAGGTGTCACCTTCAGGGTGGGCACCGCACTGGATGAGGACCGCATCAGCAAAGGGGAAGATGCCATCACACTCCAGTTCGATGAAGGGGAAGAGACCTTCGACAAGGCACTGGTCGCCATCGGCCGGGCACCGAACACCGAAGACCTCGGCCTCGGCAATACGAAGATACAGCTTGATGGCGGGTATATCTCCACCAACAGATACTATCAGACGAAGGATGAGAACATCTATGCCGTAGGGGATGTGATCGGCAATCTGCAGCTTGCCCATGTGGCCACCAAGGAGGCCGTCATTGCAGTCGAACATATGGCCGAGAAACGCCCATATACGCTTGACTACACTACTGTCCCAAGATGCATCTACACTCATCCTGAAGTCGCTTCGATCGGAAGGACAGAGAAGGAGCTCAAAGAGGCAGGTATGGAATACTCCGTACATAAGGTGCCGTTTGCAGCGGTGGGGAAAGCGGTAATCGCCCATGGCGGCAAAGGATTTGGTAAAATGCTTGTAGAACCGGAAACAAAGGATATGCTCGGCCTATCCCTTATAGGCCCCGGAGCCACCGAACTGATCAACGAAGCGGCTCTGGCCAAATTTCTCGATGCATCGGCACTTGAAATCGGGAGTGCCATCCATGCCCATCCTTCCATAGGGGAAGTGATGATGGAGCTCGGACTTGATGCAGAAGGAATTGGTATCCATGTATAA
- the buk gene encoding butyrate kinase, which produces MQYTILVVNLGGTSTKVAVYENDQSLISETMSHPTDEIIRPLHDQIDFRLDAITGFLGRNDINPESIDIVSARGGLLKPIEGGTYDINDKMTDDLGSYRYGRHASNLSGIIAARFREKYGCRAVITDPVVVDELTDAVRLTGLSGIERKSVFHALNQKAVARKYAASIGKQYADVNVIVSHMGGGITVGAHEKGRVIDVNDGLSGEGPMSPTRTGSLPNGSLARYITENSLDYDSIYEILTKEGGFISLAGTQDALELEKRAVSGDAATEKIFRALAAQLAKEIGSRSAILKGQVDQIIFTGGMAHSTYLIDLVRPYISFIAPVSVYPGEEEMQALAEGAYRVLTGREEMKTYM; this is translated from the coding sequence ATGCAATATACCATCCTTGTAGTCAACCTCGGAGGAACCTCCACCAAAGTGGCGGTATATGAGAACGACCAAAGCTTGATATCTGAAACGATGAGTCATCCGACCGACGAAATCATCAGGCCGCTCCATGATCAGATAGATTTCAGGCTCGATGCAATCACAGGCTTCCTTGGGAGGAATGATATCAATCCGGAATCCATCGATATCGTCAGCGCACGCGGCGGACTGCTGAAGCCGATAGAGGGCGGCACATATGATATAAATGACAAGATGACCGATGATCTCGGCTCATACAGGTATGGCAGGCATGCCTCCAATCTGAGCGGCATCATCGCCGCCCGTTTCCGTGAAAAGTATGGCTGCAGGGCAGTCATCACCGATCCGGTGGTCGTGGATGAACTGACCGATGCGGTGCGCCTTACAGGTCTCAGCGGCATTGAAAGGAAATCCGTCTTCCATGCGCTCAACCAGAAGGCGGTCGCCCGCAAGTATGCTGCATCCATCGGAAAGCAGTATGCCGATGTCAATGTCATCGTCTCCCACATGGGGGGCGGCATCACTGTCGGGGCACATGAAAAGGGCAGGGTGATCGATGTGAATGACGGGCTTTCAGGCGAAGGGCCGATGAGCCCGACCCGTACAGGCTCATTGCCGAACGGCAGTCTGGCCAGATACATCACTGAGAACAGCCTCGATTACGACAGCATCTATGAGATCTTGACGAAGGAGGGCGGCTTCATCTCCCTCGCAGGCACCCAGGACGCTCTTGAGCTTGAAAAGCGTGCAGTTTCCGGGGACGCAGCCACCGAAAAGATATTCAGGGCACTTGCCGCACAGCTTGCAAAGGAAATCGGCTCCCGTTCTGCCATATTGAAGGGCCAGGTAGACCAGATCATCTTTACAGGAGGCATGGCCCACAGCACGTATCTCATCGACCTCGTCAGGCCCTATATTTCATTCATTGCACCGGTCTCAGTCTATCCGGGGGAAGAGGAGATGCAGGCGCTGGCGGAAGGGGCATACCGTGTTCTGACAGGCAGGGAAGAAATGAAAACCTATATGTAG
- a CDS encoding Leu/Phe/Val dehydrogenase, which yields MIFEKMEQYDYEQLIFCHDETSGLKAIICIHDTTLGPALGGCRMWKYDTEEEAIEDVLRLAKGMTYKNAAAGLNLGGGKTVVIGDAEKDKSEAFFRALGRYVNSLGGRYITAEDVGTTVNDMDTIYQETPYVCGISESYGSGGNPSPMTAYGVYMAMKRTAKEAFGDDSLEGRTIAVQGVGNVSYNLCRHLHEEGAKLIVTDINDDSVERAVNDFGAEAVGIEDIYSVEADIFAPCALGGILNDDTIPELKVKAVCGSANNQLLDSDKHGSQLEELGIVYAPDYVVNCGGVINVADELQGYNAERAKSKVKEIYNQMDKIFSIAKRDGVTPTVAADRLAEERIDSMMRVRSTFSLNEVTTLNRR from the coding sequence ATGATATTTGAAAAGATGGAGCAATACGACTACGAACAGCTGATTTTCTGCCACGATGAAACAAGTGGACTGAAAGCGATCATATGCATACATGACACTACCCTCGGTCCGGCACTCGGCGGATGCAGAATGTGGAAATATGACACGGAGGAAGAGGCGATAGAGGATGTACTTCGCCTTGCCAAGGGCATGACCTACAAGAACGCGGCTGCCGGACTCAACCTTGGGGGCGGCAAGACGGTCGTCATCGGAGATGCCGAGAAGGACAAATCCGAGGCCTTCTTCAGGGCGCTGGGCAGATATGTGAACAGTCTCGGTGGCCGGTACATCACCGCTGAAGATGTGGGCACTACGGTCAATGACATGGACACGATCTATCAGGAAACGCCATATGTATGCGGCATCAGCGAGTCATACGGATCCGGCGGGAATCCAAGTCCGATGACCGCATATGGTGTATACATGGCAATGAAGCGGACGGCTAAGGAAGCGTTTGGTGATGATTCACTCGAAGGCAGGACGATTGCCGTCCAAGGCGTCGGCAACGTGTCTTACAACCTCTGCAGACATCTGCATGAAGAAGGGGCCAAACTGATCGTCACGGACATCAATGATGATTCCGTGGAACGGGCGGTAAATGACTTCGGTGCTGAAGCGGTAGGCATTGAAGACATCTATTCTGTCGAGGCGGACATCTTTGCACCATGCGCACTCGGCGGCATCCTGAACGACGACACGATTCCAGAACTTAAAGTGAAGGCTGTATGCGGCAGCGCCAACAACCAGCTTCTGGACAGCGACAAGCATGGCAGCCAGCTTGAGGAACTCGGCATCGTCTACGCGCCCGACTATGTAGTGAACTGTGGCGGGGTCATCAACGTCGCAGACGAACTGCAGGGATATAATGCAGAGCGCGCGAAAAGCAAGGTTAAGGAGATATACAACCAGATGGATAAGATATTCTCCATCGCCAAGCGTGACGGTGTAACACCGACTGTCGCGGCAGACCGTCTTGCAGAAGAACGCATCGACAGCATGATGCGCGTCAGAAGCACTTTCTCACTCAATGAAGTGACGACCCTGAACAGGAGGTAG
- a CDS encoding phosphate acyltransferase produces MKFDEIFIGDKNKMTALSVCRAADPEVLKPLIRIIEEKGAVCHLVDDQSSLESMLHSLGAGHMLGHAITIHHAAGDQEAAVRALELVVSGEANILMKGLVPTSILMKEVLKKEYGLIHTRLLSHVALFDMPNYHKAVLLSDAGMNIAPTLDQKGKIIDNALECAHRLGVKRPKVALLSAVDKVTDKMPSTTDAELLAHSGAKNFGFDSTIEGPLQFDVAISEDAARHKGSASEVAGDVDILIAPNIESGNILYKSLVYSAGARVASVITGAKMPIVLTSRADSAEDRYNSINLAMMISK; encoded by the coding sequence ATGAAGTTCGATGAAATTTTCATAGGGGATAAAAATAAAATGACAGCGCTTTCAGTATGCAGGGCGGCAGACCCTGAAGTGCTGAAGCCCCTTATACGCATAATTGAAGAAAAAGGGGCGGTCTGCCATCTGGTGGATGACCAGAGTTCACTTGAATCCATGCTTCACTCATTGGGTGCCGGCCATATGCTCGGCCATGCGATTACAATACATCATGCGGCGGGCGACCAGGAAGCAGCAGTGCGCGCCCTGGAGCTTGTTGTATCGGGGGAGGCCAACATACTCATGAAAGGCCTGGTTCCAACTTCCATTTTAATGAAGGAAGTGTTAAAAAAGGAATATGGACTGATACATACACGTCTCCTTAGCCACGTCGCACTGTTCGACATGCCCAACTATCACAAGGCCGTCCTCCTGAGTGACGCAGGCATGAACATTGCCCCGACGCTCGACCAGAAGGGAAAGATCATCGATAATGCACTTGAATGCGCGCATCGGCTTGGTGTCAAAAGGCCCAAAGTGGCCCTTCTGTCGGCAGTGGACAAAGTTACCGATAAGATGCCATCGACCACCGATGCAGAATTGCTTGCACATTCAGGTGCCAAAAACTTTGGGTTTGATAGTACAATAGAGGGACCACTGCAATTTGACGTAGCGATTTCTGAAGATGCGGCCCGCCATAAAGGGTCGGCCTCGGAGGTGGCAGGGGACGTGGATATACTGATTGCGCCGAATATAGAGTCGGGCAATATCCTATATAAATCCCTGGTCTACTCTGCGGGGGCGAGAGTCGCTTCCGTCATCACCGGTGCCAAGATGCCCATCGTGCTGACTTCAAGGGCGGACAGTGCCGAAGACAGATATAATTCCATAAACCTGGCAATGATGATTTCCAAATAA
- a CDS encoding DUF2627 domain-containing protein, which yields MQKVIALVILVVPVFLAGLGIKYMRDSVFGIVNDPFTLTVVQFIVGLVLTVAGVWFIGGYILHREQRQKRVQERFLERSRQLKDEEKRERDEL from the coding sequence ATGCAGAAGGTGATTGCGCTCGTCATACTTGTCGTACCGGTATTTCTGGCAGGTCTGGGCATCAAATATATGAGGGACAGTGTTTTCGGCATCGTCAATGATCCATTCACGCTTACAGTCGTACAGTTCATCGTCGGACTTGTTCTGACGGTGGCCGGGGTATGGTTCATCGGCGGCTATATACTGCACCGCGAACAGCGTCAGAAAAGGGTTCAGGAACGTTTCCTGGAGAGGTCGAGACAATTGAAGGATGAAGAAAAAAGAGAAAGAGACGAATTGTAG